The Proteus vulgaris genome has a segment encoding these proteins:
- the mipA gene encoding MltA-interacting protein precursor: MSNKKIIISLAVIAGLSTPVAFAGEWSLGGSVLAQITPYKGAKSKDYLLPVPQVNYQSENFYFATLAAGYYLWNTPKDQLSVDLHYYPQAYKPSDSDDEQMKKLNRRRDTMMGGFTYKHHESWGSLRAIVSGDMLGKSNGIIADAAYLYPFELGNWSFQPGAGVVWENKKQNRYAYGITHAESQRSGLAEYRPNDSWRPYVEVSANYKFTEKWNFFAMGRVDHLPSEVKDSPMVNKSVTAIVWTGVTYTF, encoded by the coding sequence GTGAGTAATAAGAAGATTATCATTTCTTTAGCCGTTATTGCAGGACTTAGTACACCAGTAGCATTCGCTGGAGAATGGTCACTTGGTGGTTCAGTCTTAGCGCAAATTACGCCTTATAAAGGGGCAAAATCAAAAGATTATTTATTACCAGTGCCACAAGTTAACTACCAATCAGAAAATTTTTATTTTGCGACATTAGCCGCAGGATATTACTTGTGGAATACCCCTAAAGACCAACTTTCTGTTGATTTACACTATTATCCTCAAGCCTATAAGCCAAGTGATAGTGATGACGAACAAATGAAAAAATTGAATCGTCGTCGTGATACTATGATGGGAGGCTTTACTTATAAACATCATGAATCATGGGGTAGCTTAAGAGCGATTGTGTCGGGTGATATGCTGGGTAAAAGTAACGGTATTATCGCTGATGCAGCCTATTTATATCCTTTCGAATTAGGTAATTGGTCTTTTCAACCTGGGGCGGGTGTTGTGTGGGAGAACAAAAAGCAAAACCGTTATGCTTATGGTATTACCCATGCAGAATCGCAACGTAGCGGTTTAGCTGAGTACCGTCCGAATGATAGTTGGAGACCTTATGTTGAGGTTTCTGCTAACTACAAATTTACCGAAAAATGGAACTTCTTTGCGATGGGGCGAGTTGACCACTTACCAAGCGAAGTGAAAGATAGCCCAATGGTGAATAAGTCTGTCACTGCGATTGTATGGACAGGTGTAACTTATACATTCTAA
- the yeaD gene encoding aldose 1-epimerase, translating into MNEKIFSLPIIEQISPYLSRRQLGELPILVISHPKVRAAISLQGAHLIAWQPAQEHPVFWVSDASLFTPGIAIRGGVPICWPWFASAGTPSHGFARILPWEFSAHTEQDDGVLITMTLKESQQTQKYWPHPFTVIARFKLGATCEIELESYGDYEATAALHSYFNVSDIDNVSVTGLGGHYIDTVADNEVYTDETALRFNGRTDRLYTEPGDFNLIRDDGWERTIEVHHYHHSDVVCWNPGAELASSMKDMSAGGYRKMACVETARIHQPLKPDNVHPGRLSMVVRVRKNIAEK; encoded by the coding sequence ATGAATGAGAAAATATTTTCTTTGCCGATTATTGAACAAATATCACCTTACTTAAGTCGTCGTCAATTAGGCGAGCTTCCTATCCTTGTTATTTCGCATCCTAAAGTACGCGCTGCTATCAGCCTTCAAGGCGCACATTTAATTGCTTGGCAACCCGCACAAGAACATCCTGTCTTTTGGGTAAGCGACGCGTCTCTTTTCACTCCCGGTATTGCAATTCGAGGTGGCGTTCCTATTTGCTGGCCTTGGTTTGCTTCAGCAGGTACACCGAGTCATGGATTTGCACGTATTCTGCCTTGGGAATTTAGCGCACACACAGAACAAGATGATGGTGTGCTCATTACAATGACCCTCAAAGAGAGCCAACAAACACAAAAATATTGGCCTCACCCGTTCACCGTTATTGCGCGTTTTAAATTAGGCGCCACTTGCGAGATAGAATTAGAATCTTATGGTGATTATGAAGCGACAGCCGCCCTTCACTCTTATTTTAATGTAAGTGATATTGATAATGTCTCTGTCACTGGCTTAGGAGGCCACTACATTGACACGGTAGCGGACAACGAAGTTTATACTGATGAAACCGCATTGCGCTTTAATGGACGCACTGACAGGCTTTACACAGAGCCTGGCGATTTCAATCTTATTCGTGACGATGGTTGGGAGCGCACAATTGAGGTTCATCATTATCACCATAGTGATGTGGTATGTTGGAATCCAGGTGCAGAACTCGCCAGCTCAATGAAAGATATGAGCGCTGGTGGGTATCGCAAAATGGCTTGTGTAGAAACCGCTCGCATCCACCAACCATTAAAACCAGATAATGTTCATCCTGGTCGTTTATCGATGGTGGTACGGGTTCGTAAGAATATTGCTGAAAAATAA
- the gapA gene encoding glyceraldehyde 3-phosphate dehydrogenase A → MTIKVGINGFGRIGRIVFRAAQERSDIEIVGINDLLDADYMAYMLKYDSTHGRFNGTVEVKDGHLVVNGKTIRVTSERDPANLKWNEVGADVVAEATGLFLTDETARKHIQAGAKKVVLTGPSKDSTPMFVMGVNHKSYAGQDIVSNASCTTNCLAPLAKVINDNFGIVEGLMTTVHATTATQRTVDGPSAKDWRGGRGASQNIIPSSTGAAKAVGKVIPELNGKLTGMSFRVPTPNVSVVDLTARLEKPASYAQICDAIKAAAEGELKGVLGYTEDAVVSTDFNGEVLTSVFDAKAGIALNDNFVKLVAWYDNEVGYSNKVLDLISHISK, encoded by the coding sequence ATGACTATCAAAGTAGGTATTAATGGTTTTGGTCGTATCGGCCGCATCGTTTTCCGTGCTGCTCAAGAACGTTCAGATATCGAAATCGTAGGTATTAACGATCTGTTAGACGCAGACTACATGGCATACATGCTGAAATACGATTCAACTCATGGCCGTTTCAACGGTACTGTTGAAGTAAAAGATGGCCACCTCGTTGTTAATGGTAAAACCATCCGCGTAACTTCAGAAAGAGATCCAGCAAATCTGAAATGGAACGAAGTCGGTGCTGACGTTGTTGCAGAAGCAACTGGCCTATTCTTAACTGACGAAACTGCTCGTAAACACATCCAAGCTGGCGCGAAAAAAGTTGTTCTGACTGGTCCTTCAAAAGACAGCACTCCTATGTTCGTAATGGGCGTAAACCATAAATCATACGCAGGCCAAGATATCGTTTCTAACGCATCTTGTACTACTAACTGCTTAGCGCCTTTAGCTAAAGTTATCAACGACAACTTCGGTATCGTTGAAGGTCTGATGACTACTGTTCACGCAACAACTGCAACTCAACGTACTGTTGACGGTCCTTCTGCAAAAGACTGGCGTGGTGGTCGTGGTGCTTCTCAAAACATCATCCCATCATCAACTGGTGCTGCTAAAGCTGTAGGTAAAGTTATTCCTGAACTGAACGGCAAACTGACTGGTATGTCTTTCCGTGTTCCTACTCCTAACGTTTCTGTTGTTGACCTGACTGCACGTCTGGAAAAACCAGCATCTTACGCACAAATCTGTGATGCTATCAAAGCAGCAGCTGAAGGCGAACTGAAAGGCGTTCTGGGTTACACTGAAGATGCAGTTGTTTCAACTGACTTCAATGGCGAAGTTCTGACTTCAGTATTTGATGCTAAAGCTGGTATCGCACTGAACGACAACTTTGTTAAATTAGTAGCTTGGTACGATAACGAAGTTGGTTATTCAAACAAAGTTCTGGATCTGATTTCTCATATCTCTAAATAA
- the msrB gene encoding peptide methionine sulfoxide reductase: MTDNEKKVNISSNNNHLDLSTLNEMQRYVTQQHGTEPPFSGKLLHNRQTGIYHCLCCSAPLFYSDTKFDAGCGWPSFYQPVNSDAIRYLDDFSHNMKRTEIRCQQCDAHLGHVFNDGPAPTGERYCVNSASLSFTNSETGEEQKG, translated from the coding sequence ATGACAGATAATGAAAAGAAAGTGAATATTTCAAGCAATAACAATCACCTTGATTTATCAACACTCAATGAAATGCAACGTTATGTGACGCAACAACACGGCACAGAACCTCCGTTTAGTGGTAAGTTATTACATAATCGTCAAACAGGGATTTATCACTGTTTATGTTGTTCTGCTCCCTTATTTTATTCAGATACAAAATTTGATGCAGGATGTGGCTGGCCGAGTTTTTACCAACCCGTTAATAGTGATGCAATACGCTATCTTGATGATTTTTCTCATAATATGAAAAGAACGGAAATACGTTGTCAGCAATGTGATGCACATTTAGGTCATGTTTTTAATGATGGCCCAGCCCCTACAGGAGAGCGCTATTGTGTTAATTCTGCTTCACTGTCATTTACGAACAGTGAGACGGGTGAAGAGCAGAAAGGTTAA
- a CDS encoding Protein of uncharacterised function (DUF1315), with the protein MEVNELISMVTPEIYQRISTAVELGKWPDGVALTDEQKEHCMQIVLLWQAKNNHTPEHMTVGTNGQITMKSKQELKAQFQTERLATLTPMDDD; encoded by the coding sequence ATGGAAGTTAATGAACTTATTTCGATGGTAACCCCTGAAATTTATCAGCGTATTTCAACAGCAGTTGAATTAGGCAAATGGCCTGACGGCGTGGCATTGACAGATGAACAAAAAGAGCATTGCATGCAGATCGTTTTATTATGGCAGGCAAAAAATAACCACACACCTGAACATATGACCGTGGGAACCAATGGGCAAATTACGATGAAAAGTAAGCAGGAATTAAAAGCCCAATTTCAAACTGAGCGCTTAGCCACATTAACCCCAATGGATGATGATTAA
- the pncA gene encoding nicotinamidase/pyrazinamidase: MKNSALLLVDIQNDFCTGGALAVNESEMVIQIANQLINGFKQTKSPIIASLDWHPADHLSFAKNSGTVVGEIGKLNGLPQVWWPVHCVQNSHGATFHPELNHTLINHIIYKGQNRLIDSYSAFFDNDHEYQTGLHTLLQTLNIKHLYILGIATDYCVKFTVLDALQLGYQVSVITDGCRGVNIQDNDSQVALEEMQAKGATLIDSALWFNRNNQ; encoded by the coding sequence GTGAAAAACTCTGCGCTATTACTGGTTGATATACAAAATGATTTTTGTACAGGGGGGGCTTTAGCTGTTAACGAGAGTGAGATGGTTATTCAAATAGCCAATCAGCTCATTAATGGTTTCAAGCAAACTAAAAGCCCGATAATTGCAAGTTTAGATTGGCATCCAGCCGATCATCTCAGCTTTGCTAAAAATTCAGGCACCGTTGTAGGCGAAATTGGGAAACTGAACGGATTACCCCAAGTTTGGTGGCCTGTGCATTGCGTGCAAAACTCTCACGGCGCTACATTTCACCCTGAGCTCAATCACACATTAATTAATCACATTATTTACAAAGGCCAAAACCGCCTTATTGACAGCTATAGTGCCTTTTTTGATAACGACCATGAATATCAAACTGGCTTACATACCCTTTTGCAAACGCTTAATATAAAACATCTTTATATTCTTGGTATTGCTACTGATTACTGCGTTAAATTTACAGTGCTGGATGCTTTACAGCTAGGTTATCAAGTATCTGTTATTACTGACGGTTGCCGTGGTGTCAATATTCAAGATAACGACAGCCAAGTAGCGCTAGAAGAGATGCAAGCGAAGGGAGCGACATTAATAGATTCAGCACTTTGGTTTAATCGTAACAATCAATAA
- the ansA gene encoding cytoplasmic asparaginase I, with amino-acid sequence MQKKSIYVVYTGGTIGMQHSEHGYIPVSGHLQRQLAKMPEFHREEMPDFTIKEHLPLIDSSNITPEDWQSIADDINENYHNYDGFVILHGTDTMAFTASALSFMFENLSKPIIVTGSQIPLEALRSDGQTNLLNALYLAAHHPINEVALFFNNTLYRGNRTVKAHADGFNAFASPNSAPLLEAGINIKQFKINSFPKGKGKFVAHNITPQPIGVVTIYPGLSDEIVKNILMQPVKALILRSYGVGNAPSHPALLSTLREATERGIVVINLTQCISGRVNMEGYATGQALAEVGVISGYDMTFEATLTKLHYLLSQQYDYTEICRLMQQNLRGEMTLNDND; translated from the coding sequence ATGCAAAAGAAATCAATCTACGTTGTTTATACTGGCGGTACTATTGGTATGCAACATTCTGAACATGGCTATATTCCTGTATCAGGACATTTACAACGCCAATTAGCTAAAATGCCAGAATTCCATCGTGAAGAGATGCCCGATTTTACAATCAAAGAGCACCTTCCTTTAATTGATTCTTCAAATATCACACCTGAAGACTGGCAATCTATTGCTGACGATATTAATGAAAATTATCATAACTATGACGGATTCGTTATTCTTCATGGTACTGATACCATGGCATTTACGGCCTCAGCACTCTCTTTTATGTTTGAGAATCTTAGCAAACCCATTATTGTCACTGGATCTCAAATTCCTTTAGAAGCCCTACGTTCAGATGGACAAACAAACCTGCTAAATGCACTTTATCTCGCAGCACATCATCCAATTAATGAAGTCGCACTCTTCTTTAATAACACGCTGTATCGCGGTAACCGCACAGTAAAAGCACATGCAGATGGTTTTAATGCGTTTGCATCGCCGAATAGCGCCCCTCTTTTAGAAGCTGGGATTAATATTAAGCAATTTAAAATTAATTCATTTCCAAAAGGAAAAGGTAAATTTGTTGCGCATAATATTACACCTCAACCTATCGGTGTTGTCACAATTTATCCAGGCCTTTCAGATGAGATCGTTAAAAATATTCTGATGCAACCAGTGAAAGCATTAATATTACGTTCTTATGGCGTAGGTAATGCACCATCTCACCCTGCTTTACTTTCTACACTGCGCGAAGCAACAGAGCGTGGCATTGTGGTTATCAATCTTACACAATGTATTTCTGGTCGAGTGAATATGGAAGGTTATGCAACAGGTCAAGCCTTAGCTGAAGTCGGCGTTATTAGTGGTTATGATATGACATTTGAGGCAACATTAACTAAACTGCATTATCTCCTTAGCCAACAATATGATTACACTGAAATTTGTCGCTTAATGCAACAAAACCTTCGCGGTGAAATGACATTAAATGATAACGACTAA
- the sppA gene encoding protease IV (signal peptide peptidase), which translates to MNKIMELIGAILKFSWQAINFIRKLILNVIFFFLLFMVIGIFLITKEAQKPVDYEGALLVDLKGVIVDQTATQNPLGEVGRELLGVSGSQLQENSLFEVVDTLRLASQDPKIKGMVLKLDEFAGADQPSLNYIGKALNEFKKTGKPIFAVSGYYTQPQYYLASYADKVYLTPQGAVGVYGFGFQNLYYKTLLENLKISTHIFRVGTYKSAVEPLMRNDMSAESREASLRLVNALWSTYLTQVAENRSITKEDVFPGAKEMIVQLRNADGNNATYALNRKLVDSVSTYAQFETDMTETFQWDKENNQFNNISIYDYADTLTSSLPASDEGNIAVVVVQGAIIDGESIPGSAGGLTIANQIRQARLDPNIKALVLRVNSPGGSVSASEQIRSEVAAFKQQKKYVVVSMGGMAASGGYWISTPANKIIASPSTLTGSIGIFGVINTFENSLESIGVYTDGVTTSPLAGLSVTNKLPEEFAELLQLNIESGYKTFLNLVAESRKKTPAQIDRIAQGRVWVGIDAKNVGLVDEFGDFDDAIDTVAKMAKIDQPVVDWMKPELSLSEQIIMSLSSNAKALIPDPLQAYLPAPVLKEVKTQTEFYRNMNDPLNRYAYCLSCGDIQ; encoded by the coding sequence ATGAATAAAATTATGGAGTTAATTGGCGCGATATTAAAATTTAGTTGGCAAGCCATTAACTTTATCAGGAAATTAATCTTAAACGTTATTTTCTTTTTCCTTCTCTTTATGGTCATTGGTATTTTCTTAATTACCAAAGAAGCACAAAAACCGGTTGATTATGAGGGTGCCCTTCTTGTTGATCTTAAAGGCGTGATTGTTGATCAAACCGCAACACAAAATCCTTTAGGTGAAGTTGGACGTGAGCTTTTAGGCGTTTCTGGTAGCCAACTTCAAGAGAATTCATTATTTGAAGTCGTTGATACGCTACGCCTTGCCTCTCAAGATCCGAAAATTAAAGGTATGGTGCTCAAACTTGATGAGTTCGCCGGCGCTGATCAACCGTCACTAAATTATATTGGCAAAGCGCTTAATGAATTTAAAAAAACAGGCAAACCTATTTTTGCAGTAAGTGGTTATTATACCCAACCTCAATATTATCTCGCCTCTTATGCGGATAAAGTATATCTCACACCTCAAGGCGCCGTGGGTGTTTATGGTTTTGGCTTCCAAAATCTCTATTACAAAACACTGCTAGAAAACTTAAAAATCAGTACCCATATTTTCCGTGTAGGTACATATAAATCTGCGGTTGAGCCATTAATGCGCAATGATATGTCAGCAGAGTCTCGTGAAGCATCATTACGTTTAGTTAATGCATTATGGTCTACTTATTTAACCCAAGTGGCCGAAAATCGTAGCATTACAAAGGAAGATGTTTTCCCTGGTGCAAAAGAGATGATTGTCCAGCTACGCAATGCAGATGGCAATAACGCAACTTATGCCCTAAATCGTAAATTAGTGGATTCTGTAAGCACCTACGCGCAGTTTGAAACCGATATGACAGAAACCTTCCAGTGGGATAAAGAAAATAATCAATTTAACAATATCAGCATTTATGATTATGCCGATACGTTAACCTCCTCATTGCCAGCAAGTGATGAAGGTAATATTGCCGTAGTGGTTGTTCAAGGTGCCATTATTGATGGTGAAAGTATCCCTGGTTCTGCAGGGGGATTAACTATTGCTAATCAAATTCGTCAAGCACGACTGGATCCTAATATTAAAGCGCTTGTTTTACGCGTAAATAGCCCTGGAGGTAGCGTTTCAGCCTCAGAGCAAATACGCAGTGAAGTGGCCGCTTTTAAACAACAGAAAAAATATGTAGTTGTCTCAATGGGTGGTATGGCTGCATCAGGTGGATATTGGATCTCAACACCAGCAAATAAGATTATTGCTAGCCCTTCAACATTAACGGGTTCTATCGGTATCTTTGGTGTTATTAATACATTTGAAAATAGCTTAGAGTCGATTGGTGTTTATACCGATGGTGTAACAACTTCACCATTAGCCGGATTATCTGTCACTAATAAACTACCTGAAGAATTTGCAGAGCTTTTACAGCTCAATATCGAAAGTGGTTATAAAACATTTCTTAATTTAGTGGCGGAATCACGCAAGAAAACACCTGCTCAAATTGATCGGATTGCTCAAGGCCGTGTATGGGTAGGAATAGATGCAAAAAATGTCGGTTTAGTCGATGAGTTCGGTGATTTTGATGATGCAATTGATACAGTTGCTAAAATGGCAAAAATCGACCAACCGGTTGTTGATTGGATGAAACCTGAATTAAGTCTGTCAGAACAGATTATAATGAGTTTATCCTCTAACGCAAAAGCGCTTATTCCTGATCCTTTACAAGCTTATTTGCCAGCACCTGTTTTAAAAGAAGTTAAAACACAGACAGAGTTTTATCGCAATATGAACGATCCACTCAATCGCTATGCATATTGTTTATCATGTGGTGATATTCAATAA
- the ydjA gene encoding Putative NAD(P)H nitroreductase ydjA, producing MDALTLLLNRRSASRLTTPAPDSEALNTILQAGMRAPDHGALKPWHFIVMQNEGIARFSQLLHKAAVVGNLGPEVEEKAKNAPFRAPLIITVIAKVKDHPKVPEWEQIVAAGCSVQAMQMAAVAQGFGGIWRSGSWTHDAVVREGLGCGEHDHIVGFLYLGTPALKAPNTVSPADLTDFVTYF from the coding sequence ATGGATGCATTAACACTGCTTTTGAACCGCCGTTCAGCTTCTCGACTGACTACGCCAGCCCCTGATAGTGAAGCCCTCAATACTATTTTACAAGCAGGTATGCGTGCACCTGATCATGGTGCGCTTAAGCCTTGGCACTTTATTGTGATGCAAAATGAAGGTATTGCACGTTTTAGCCAATTACTGCATAAAGCGGCTGTTGTTGGGAATTTAGGGCCAGAAGTTGAAGAAAAAGCAAAGAATGCACCTTTTCGAGCCCCACTGATCATCACTGTTATTGCGAAAGTGAAAGATCATCCTAAAGTACCTGAATGGGAGCAAATAGTTGCAGCCGGTTGTAGTGTACAAGCAATGCAAATGGCGGCTGTTGCACAAGGATTTGGGGGGATTTGGCGTTCAGGCTCTTGGACTCATGATGCTGTCGTAAGAGAAGGTCTTGGCTGTGGTGAACATGACCATATTGTGGGTTTTCTGTATTTAGGTACGCCAGCCTTGAAAGCGCCAAACACGGTTTCTCCTGCTGATTTAACTGATTTTGTGACTTATTTTTAA
- the selD gene encoding selenophosphate synthetase: MSEAIRLTQYSHGAGCGCKISPKVLETILHSEQAKFHDPHLLVGNETKDDAAVYDLGNGTGIISTTDFFMPIVDNPYDFGRIAATNAISDIFAMGGKPIMAIAILGWPINKLAPEIAREVIEGGRTACQEAGISLAGGHSIDAPEPIFGLAVTGVVPVSKVKKNSEAKAGCQLFLTKPLGIGVLTTAEKKGLLKPEHQGLATEIMCRMNKAGADFSDIEGVTAMTDVTGFGLLGHLSEICDGSDVQATIYFSQVPRLPEVESYIEQGCVPGGTGRNFESYGHLIGELTEMQRKLLCDPQTSGGLLLAVLPEAVQQVKDVAARFDIELTSIGQLTEPVAGKALIEVIN, translated from the coding sequence ATGTCTGAAGCAATTCGTTTAACACAATACAGTCATGGTGCAGGTTGTGGCTGTAAAATCTCGCCGAAAGTGTTAGAAACTATTTTGCACAGTGAGCAAGCTAAATTTCATGATCCTCATTTACTCGTGGGTAATGAAACCAAAGATGATGCTGCTGTTTATGATTTAGGAAATGGCACTGGGATTATTAGTACTACTGATTTCTTTATGCCTATCGTTGATAACCCTTATGATTTCGGGCGTATCGCAGCAACGAATGCGATTAGTGATATCTTTGCGATGGGCGGGAAACCCATTATGGCGATTGCTATTTTAGGTTGGCCTATCAATAAACTAGCACCTGAAATTGCGCGTGAAGTCATTGAAGGTGGACGAACTGCTTGCCAAGAAGCGGGCATTTCATTAGCAGGTGGACACTCAATTGATGCGCCAGAACCTATTTTTGGTCTTGCTGTAACAGGGGTTGTCCCTGTTAGTAAAGTAAAGAAAAACAGCGAAGCTAAAGCAGGATGTCAGCTATTTTTAACAAAACCTTTAGGTATAGGCGTGTTAACAACTGCTGAGAAAAAAGGTTTGTTAAAACCAGAACACCAAGGTTTAGCGACAGAAATTATGTGCCGTATGAACAAAGCCGGTGCTGATTTTTCTGATATCGAAGGTGTTACCGCAATGACCGACGTTACAGGGTTCGGTTTATTAGGCCATTTGAGCGAAATTTGTGATGGCTCCGACGTACAAGCGACGATTTATTTTTCACAAGTGCCAAGATTGCCAGAAGTCGAGTCATATATCGAACAAGGCTGTGTGCCAGGAGGGACCGGTCGTAATTTCGAAAGCTACGGACACTTGATTGGTGAATTGACTGAGATGCAACGCAAATTACTTTGCGATCCACAAACTTCAGGTGGTTTATTATTAGCGGTATTACCTGAGGCTGTGCAACAAGTGAAAGATGTCGCTGCTCGTTTTGATATTGAACTAACCTCTATCGGTCAGTTAACTGAGCCAGTGGCAGGAAAAGCGTTGATTGAAGTGATTAACTAA
- the topB_1 gene encoding DNA topoisomerase III — translation MYCQNRINGGDGFILCGDNQYVTWCVGHLLEQAEPDAYDPRVRRWSLDDLPIIPEKMATQAPSGCKKAVGNNQNAA, via the coding sequence ATGTATTGCCAAAACCGCATAAACGGGGGGGATGGTTTTATTCTTTGTGGTGATAACCAGTATGTGACATGGTGTGTTGGTCACTTGCTTGAACAAGCTGAGCCGGATGCATACGACCCGCGGGTACGCCGCTGGTCGTTAGATGATTTGCCTATTATTCCTGAAAAAATGGCAACTCAAGCCCCGAGCGGATGTAAAAAAGCAGTTGGAAACAATCAAAACGCTGCTTAA
- the topB_2 gene encoding DNA topoisomerase III has product MLNYLNISEDQRKQARRCLINDLNPAAVTRAIDKLRYNHEFIPLCVSALARARADWLYGINMTRAYTLLGQRNGYQGVLSVGRVQTPVLGLVVRRDEEIENFVPKDFFEVRAHVITPADERFTAIWQPSEHCEPWQDEEGRLLNRKLAEHVVNRIKNKPANVTDYQDKQESEVAPLPFSLSALQIEAAKRFGLSAQQVLDTCQRLYETHKLITYPRSDSRYLPDEHFAGRHAVINAISVHDGSLLPQETLDVDKKNRCWDDKKVDAHHAIIPTAKTGNISLNENEKNIYYLVARQYLMQFMPDAVYRKCVIELDIENGKFIAKARFLAQAGWRVLLGAKEQDSENDGSALPIVKKGDELLCEKGEIVEKQTQPPRPFTDATLLSAMTGIARFVQDKELKKILRATDGLGTEATRAGIIELLFKRGFLQKKGRTINSTPAGRALIHVLPDMATLPDMTAHWESILTQISEKQFKYQDFMMPLNNTLVELITQAKRRPNIQAFRNLPAPAHNKKRKTATKGSNKASVTKNKVQSKEVTTDN; this is encoded by the coding sequence GTGCTTAACTATTTAAATATCAGCGAAGACCAAAGAAAACAGGCACGTCGTTGCTTAATTAATGACTTAAATCCAGCAGCAGTGACGCGTGCTATTGATAAGCTACGTTATAACCATGAATTTATTCCATTATGTGTATCTGCTTTAGCAAGAGCAAGAGCTGACTGGCTTTATGGTATAAATATGACTCGAGCGTATACACTCTTAGGTCAGCGTAATGGTTATCAAGGTGTGTTATCTGTTGGGCGAGTGCAAACACCTGTGCTTGGTTTAGTCGTTCGCCGTGATGAAGAAATTGAAAATTTTGTTCCCAAAGATTTTTTTGAAGTAAGAGCACATGTTATAACACCAGCTGATGAACGTTTTACCGCAATTTGGCAACCTAGTGAACATTGTGAGCCTTGGCAAGACGAAGAAGGGCGATTATTAAACCGTAAACTTGCAGAGCATGTTGTTAATAGAATTAAAAACAAGCCAGCCAATGTGACGGATTATCAAGATAAACAAGAATCTGAAGTCGCGCCATTACCGTTTTCGCTATCGGCATTACAAATTGAAGCGGCAAAACGCTTTGGTTTAAGCGCACAACAAGTCTTAGATACTTGCCAGCGATTATATGAAACACATAAATTAATCACATATCCTCGTTCAGATAGTCGTTATCTCCCGGATGAGCATTTTGCCGGTCGTCATGCTGTAATTAATGCTATTAGTGTGCATGATGGTAGCCTATTACCGCAAGAAACCTTAGATGTTGATAAAAAAAACCGTTGTTGGGATGACAAAAAAGTAGATGCACACCATGCTATTATTCCGACAGCAAAAACAGGTAATATTTCGTTAAATGAAAATGAAAAAAATATCTATTATCTCGTTGCTCGCCAATATTTAATGCAATTTATGCCTGATGCCGTTTATCGTAAATGCGTGATTGAACTTGATATTGAAAATGGCAAATTTATTGCTAAAGCACGATTTTTAGCTCAAGCAGGTTGGCGTGTATTATTAGGCGCCAAAGAACAAGATTCGGAAAATGATGGTTCTGCCTTGCCTATAGTAAAAAAAGGTGATGAGCTGTTGTGTGAAAAAGGTGAAATTGTTGAAAAGCAAACACAACCACCAAGACCTTTTACTGACGCAACATTGCTTTCAGCAATGACAGGCATTGCACGATTCGTCCAAGACAAAGAATTAAAAAAAATTCTAAGAGCGACAGATGGATTAGGTACTGAAGCGACAAGGGCAGGTATTATTGAATTACTGTTTAAACGCGGTTTCTTGCAAAAGAAAGGGCGTACTATTAATTCAACGCCAGCAGGTAGAGCATTGATCCATGTATTACCCGATATGGCAACTTTGCCAGATATGACAGCACATTGGGAATCGATACTCACACAAATTAGTGAGAAGCAGTTTAAATATCAAGATTTCATGATGCCATTAAATAATACATTGGTAGAGCTAATTACTCAGGCAAAACGTCGTCCGAATATTCAAGCTTTCAGAAATCTTCCTGCGCCAGCGCATAATAAAAAGCGCAAGACAGCAACTAAAGGAAGCAACAAAGCAAGCGTCACAAAAAATAAAGTGCAGAGTAAAGAAGTAACGACTGACAATTAA